From one Bacteroidota bacterium genomic stretch:
- the pyrR gene encoding bifunctional pyr operon transcriptional regulator/uracil phosphoribosyltransferase PyrR, with amino-acid sequence MPENSKLIFNKELLAITIDRLCYQLIETYDDFNDCVIVGLQPRGVYLSKRIFDRLATIQTDLKLRNGDLDISFFRDDFRRRDLIVPSATRMDFIVEGKKVVLVDDVLFTGRTIRAGLDALLAFGRPASVELLVLIDRKFSRQLPIEPNYIGKSIDTIASEKVKVHLKQPDGEDGVWLISEEKTYERTIKCSASIGKKRPQPRGYRAYFQNGG; translated from the coding sequence ATGCCAGAAAACAGCAAACTCATTTTCAATAAAGAGTTACTGGCTATTACTATTGATCGGCTTTGCTATCAACTCATTGAAACGTATGATGATTTCAATGATTGTGTCATCGTTGGACTTCAACCCCGTGGAGTATATCTGTCAAAGAGAATTTTCGACAGGCTGGCCACGATTCAAACCGATCTGAAACTCCGTAACGGCGATCTGGATATCAGCTTTTTCAGAGACGATTTCAGACGACGTGACCTCATTGTTCCCAGTGCGACACGGATGGATTTCATTGTAGAAGGAAAGAAAGTGGTACTGGTGGATGATGTCCTCTTTACAGGAAGAACCATAAGAGCCGGGTTGGATGCCTTGCTGGCTTTCGGCAGACCTGCATCAGTGGAATTACTTGTCTTGATTGATCGAAAATTCAGTCGTCAATTGCCCATAGAGCCTAATTATATCGGAAAGTCAATTGATACTATTGCCTCAGAAAAAGTCAAAGTGCACCTAAAACAACCGGACGGAGAAGATGGCGTTTGGTTAATCTCAGAAGAAAAAACCTATGAGCGAACAATTAAGTGTTCAGCATCTATTGGGAAGAAAAGACCTCAGCCCAGAGGATATAGAGCTTATTTTCAAAACGGCGGATAA
- a CDS encoding aspartate carbamoyltransferase catalytic subunit translates to MSEQLSVQHLLGRKDLSPEDIELIFKTADNFKDVINRPIKKVPSLRDITIANIFFENSTRTKLSFELAEKRLSADVVNFSASGSSVSKGETLVDTVNNILAMKVDMVVMRHPKPGAAMFLSRHIKANVINAGDGTHEHPTQALLDAFSIREQLGEIKGVKVVIVGDILHSRVALSNIICLRKLGAEVMVCGPATLIPRYISSLGVKVEHDLKTALQWCDVANMLRIQMERQDIRYFPSLREYSMLYGLNKYTLDALDKKILIMHPGPINRGVEITSDVADSQNSIILNQVENGVAVRMAVLFLLAQIRGFEQ, encoded by the coding sequence ATGAGCGAACAATTAAGTGTTCAGCATCTATTGGGAAGAAAAGACCTCAGCCCAGAGGATATAGAGCTTATTTTCAAAACGGCGGATAATTTTAAGGATGTTATCAACCGCCCGATAAAGAAAGTTCCTTCTCTGCGTGATATTACCATTGCCAATATCTTCTTTGAAAATTCTACACGTACAAAATTATCTTTCGAATTGGCGGAAAAGCGACTATCAGCTGATGTAGTCAATTTTTCAGCTTCAGGTTCTTCCGTTAGTAAAGGCGAGACCTTAGTAGATACCGTCAATAATATTCTTGCCATGAAGGTGGACATGGTCGTTATGCGCCATCCAAAACCGGGTGCTGCTATGTTTTTATCCCGGCATATTAAGGCAAATGTGATTAACGCAGGGGATGGAACGCATGAACATCCTACTCAGGCTTTATTAGATGCATTTTCCATAAGAGAACAGTTAGGAGAGATAAAGGGAGTAAAAGTGGTTATTGTCGGAGATATACTGCATTCCAGAGTAGCTTTATCCAATATCATTTGTCTTCGGAAATTAGGAGCGGAAGTGATGGTTTGCGGACCTGCAACCCTTATTCCAAGGTACATCTCTTCCTTGGGCGTAAAAGTCGAGCATGACCTCAAAACAGCTTTACAATGGTGTGATGTAGCCAATATGCTCAGAATTCAAATGGAAAGGCAGGATATCCGCTATTTCCCTTCCTTAAGAGAGTATTCCATGCTTTATGGGCTGAATAAATATACTCTTGATGCTTTGGATAAAAAGATACTGATTATGCATCCGGGACCCATCAATAGAGGGGTAGAAATAACAAGTGATGTTGCTGATAGTCAGAATAGTATCATCCTCAACCAGGTAGAGAATGGGGTAGCGGTCAGAATGGCTGTTTTATTTTTGCTGGCGCAGATCAGAGGATTTGAACAATGA
- a CDS encoding STAS domain-containing protein, translating to MHFTLDKTEKYVVVKLHEQKLNTLIAAELKSELLLLNTQGYNNIILDLTESLYCDSSGLSAILVGNRLCRNSNGLFVITGLSDTVRKLVQISQLDQVLNITATCSEAIDFVLVGEIERNVKND from the coding sequence ATGCATTTTACCTTAGATAAAACCGAAAAGTATGTCGTGGTGAAACTCCATGAACAAAAGTTAAATACACTGATCGCGGCAGAGTTAAAGTCGGAGCTATTGCTTTTGAATACACAGGGATATAATAATATTATCCTTGACCTGACCGAATCACTTTATTGCGATTCATCGGGTTTAAGTGCTATACTTGTGGGTAACAGGCTATGCAGAAACTCAAATGGTCTCTTTGTCATCACCGGTCTCAGCGATACGGTCAGGAAACTGGTGCAAATTTCTCAACTCGATCAGGTGTTAAATATTACTGCAACATGCTCTGAAGCAATCGATTTCGTTTTAGTAGGCGAAATTGAACGAAATGTTAAAAATGATTAG
- a CDS encoding T9SS type A sorting domain-containing protein, with protein sequence MKVLISILFVGLGVLNVAAQNTFEAASSRLPNTSTFEATAFTAVNSPEDILKLQYEIAEHYTAANSQDRGGIYESTGNGLTMDQNSPNPCNEITAIKYFIPAPGDIEFRVFNLIGKEVYRSLINAEQGENEFRLDSRDFSQGVYMYTMTYNGETVSKRMVISRK encoded by the coding sequence ATGAAGGTACTTATATCAATATTGTTTGTCGGTTTAGGGGTATTAAATGTTGCAGCTCAAAATACATTTGAAGCGGCTTCTTCCCGTTTACCAAACACATCCACTTTTGAAGCAACGGCATTCACCGCAGTTAATTCTCCGGAAGATATTTTAAAGTTGCAATATGAAATCGCCGAACATTATACTGCTGCAAATTCACAGGATCGTGGTGGGATTTATGAAAGTACGGGCAATGGTTTAACAATGGATCAAAACAGTCCGAATCCCTGCAATGAAATTACGGCAATAAAGTACTTTATTCCGGCACCGGGAGATATCGAATTCAGAGTGTTCAATCTGATCGGAAAAGAAGTGTATCGCAGTCTTATAAATGCTGAACAAGGTGAGAATGAATTCCGACTTGACAGTCGTGATTTTTCACAAGGCGTATACATGTACACCATGACATATAATGGTGAAACCGTTTCTAAACGTATGGTGATTTCGCGTAAATAA
- a CDS encoding ribonuclease Z, whose amino-acid sequence MSFELTILGSSSATPVYNRHPTSQLLVFRDRHFLIDCGEATQMQMLKFKLRYHRITHIFISHLHGDHYLGLTGLLSTFHLQGRTTDLHLFGQQELMDIIEMHLRLSHTQLRYNLIFHPIRHYSPETLLEDEDIYVRTVVLNHRIPCTGFIFGEKPRPRRLKVDKLQEYNIPFTQYSRIKSGENFTDGEGTIIRNEELTEDSIPPRRYAYCSDTIYMPELAETVKGVDLLYHEATFLHDLKERANATFHSTAKEAASIALEAGVGKLLIGHFSARYKQLDAFLEEATAIFPNTDLAVEGQVYRID is encoded by the coding sequence ATGAGTTTTGAGCTCACCATTTTAGGGAGCAGTTCAGCCACCCCGGTCTACAATCGTCATCCTACTTCACAACTTCTTGTTTTTCGTGATCGTCATTTTCTGATAGATTGCGGAGAAGCTACGCAGATGCAGATGCTTAAGTTCAAGCTGCGTTACCATCGCATTACGCATATTTTTATCAGTCATCTCCATGGTGATCATTACCTCGGTTTAACAGGGCTATTATCTACATTCCATCTGCAGGGAAGAACGACGGATTTACATTTATTCGGTCAGCAGGAATTGATGGATATTATTGAAATGCACCTGCGTCTCTCGCATACACAGCTTCGATACAATCTTATATTCCATCCAATACGCCATTACTCTCCGGAAACTCTGCTGGAAGATGAAGATATTTATGTAAGAACGGTCGTTTTAAATCATCGCATTCCATGCACCGGATTTATTTTCGGTGAAAAACCCCGGCCAAGAAGGTTGAAAGTAGACAAACTTCAGGAATACAATATCCCTTTTACACAATATAGCAGAATAAAAAGCGGCGAAAATTTTACCGATGGGGAAGGGACTATAATTCGCAATGAGGAATTGACGGAAGATTCCATTCCTCCCCGTAGATACGCTTATTGTTCCGACACCATTTATATGCCCGAACTGGCCGAAACCGTCAAGGGTGTTGATTTATTATATCATGAAGCTACTTTTTTGCATGATTTAAAAGAAAGAGCCAATGCTACCTTCCATTCAACTGCCAAAGAAGCGGCTTCCATCGCTTTAGAAGCCGGGGTAGGGAAATTGCTCATCGGACATTTTTCAGCGCGATATAAACAGTTGGATGCGTTTTTAGAAGAAGCAACAGCGATCTTTCCCAATACCGATCTGGCAGTTGAAGGTCAGGTATACCGCATCGACTAA
- the tnpA gene encoding IS200/IS605 family transposase, with protein sequence MANTYTQIHIQAVFAVQNRKCIIAESWEEDLYKYIAGVLNKHNHKVLAINGMPDHIHILFGFRPTQSLSELMQDIKGSSSKWINQNRKVQGKFSWQEGYGAFSYSKWDVEKINNYVRNQKIHHKQKTFSEEYQTLLDDFDVPFDERYIFKPILF encoded by the coding sequence ATGGCTAACACCTATACTCAAATCCACATCCAAGCTGTTTTTGCGGTTCAAAATCGAAAATGCATTATTGCTGAATCTTGGGAGGAAGATCTGTATAAGTACATTGCCGGAGTTCTTAACAAACACAATCACAAAGTGCTTGCAATAAATGGGATGCCCGACCATATTCATATTTTATTTGGGTTTAGACCTACTCAGTCACTTTCAGAGTTAATGCAAGATATTAAGGGGAGCTCTTCAAAATGGATAAATCAGAATAGAAAGGTGCAAGGTAAATTTTCCTGGCAAGAAGGATATGGTGCATTTTCGTATAGCAAATGGGATGTAGAAAAAATCAATAATTATGTTAGAAATCAAAAGATACATCATAAACAAAAAACCTTTTCGGAAGAATATCAAACTTTGCTAGATGATTTCGATGTTCCATTTGATGAGCGATATATTTTCAAACCTATCTTATTTTAA
- a CDS encoding sugar transferase — translation MKRLLDLTISIIVTIFISPLLLLLALIIKVDSTGPVFYLQERIGKNRVPFRIFKFRTMYVNADKQGLLTVGERDARITRVGVLLRKYKLDELPQLFNVMVGNMSLVGPRPEVRKYVDLYSEEQLKVLRVKPGITDYASIEYANENQLLGNVSNPEEVYVNEIMPAKLLLNLKYIEEQSLMTDLMILLKTVRKIVS, via the coding sequence ATGAAACGACTTTTAGATTTGACAATAAGTATTATCGTGACGATTTTTATCTCACCCCTACTCCTGTTACTTGCCCTAATTATAAAAGTAGATAGCACAGGACCTGTTTTTTACCTGCAGGAACGCATCGGAAAGAACAGGGTTCCCTTCCGTATTTTTAAGTTCAGAACGATGTATGTCAATGCTGATAAACAAGGGCTCCTTACTGTTGGAGAAAGAGATGCCCGCATTACAAGAGTCGGAGTCTTACTCAGGAAGTATAAACTCGATGAATTGCCTCAACTTTTCAATGTCATGGTGGGAAATATGAGTCTGGTTGGCCCTCGTCCTGAAGTGCGAAAATATGTGGATTTATATTCGGAAGAGCAATTAAAAGTACTCCGTGTTAAACCCGGCATCACGGATTATGCTTCAATTGAATATGCCAATGAAAATCAGTTATTGGGCAATGTTTCCAATCCCGAAGAGGTATATGTCAATGAAATCATGCCGGCCAAACTCCTTTTAAATTTAAAATATATAGAGGAACAAAGTCTGATGACGGATTTGATGATCCTTTTAAAGACTGTTCGGAAAATTGTGAGTTGA
- a CDS encoding DegT/DnrJ/EryC1/StrS family aminotransferase, translating to MSLIPFSPPRIDDEIINEVVAALKSGWITTGPRTKQFEKDLSAYNGNPNTLCLNSATAGLEIMLRWYGVKEGDEVILPAYTYSATANVVMHCGATPVLVDVNRDDFNINSAAVEKAITARTKVIMPVDFGGLPCDYTALMALVNKPAVKSHFKASTKEQEQLGRIMILSDAAHSLGAYYKGRHTGVCADVSVFSFHAVKNLTTAEGGAIALHLPAPFDNEEVYKYLCILTLHGQNKDALAKMQKGNWKYDIIEAGFKCNMTDLMAAIGLVELKRYDNDTLIKRKQVCEFYYRSLQQYSWAELPVMQDEDRESSYHLFPLRIKGISEEQRDAIIQSVFDEDVSVNVHFIPIPMLSFYKNKGYKMDDYPVTYDNFSREISLPVFYSLSEEQLQRVIAAVVKAVEKHIQ from the coding sequence ATGTCCCTCATCCCCTTCTCCCCTCCCCGTATTGATGATGAAATTATCAATGAAGTTGTTGCCGCGCTTAAATCGGGGTGGATTACCACCGGTCCCAGAACCAAGCAATTTGAAAAGGACCTCAGCGCTTACAATGGAAATCCCAATACGCTCTGCCTTAATTCAGCCACAGCAGGTCTTGAAATAATGCTCCGTTGGTATGGCGTGAAAGAAGGTGATGAGGTAATTCTTCCGGCCTATACCTATTCCGCCACGGCCAATGTGGTGATGCATTGCGGTGCTACTCCGGTACTCGTGGATGTAAATCGCGATGATTTTAATATAAATAGCGCAGCCGTAGAGAAAGCCATAACAGCGCGCACTAAAGTGATTATGCCGGTTGATTTCGGCGGACTTCCCTGCGATTATACGGCCTTGATGGCATTGGTGAACAAACCGGCTGTTAAGTCCCATTTCAAGGCTTCTACAAAGGAACAGGAGCAATTAGGCAGGATCATGATTTTATCCGATGCTGCACATTCCTTGGGAGCTTATTATAAGGGCCGGCATACCGGTGTCTGCGCTGATGTATCGGTCTTCTCTTTTCATGCAGTGAAGAATCTGACTACCGCGGAAGGTGGTGCGATCGCTCTTCATTTACCGGCTCCTTTTGATAATGAAGAGGTATACAAGTATCTCTGCATTTTAACCTTGCATGGACAGAATAAAGATGCTTTGGCAAAAATGCAAAAAGGGAATTGGAAGTATGATATCATAGAAGCGGGTTTCAAATGCAACATGACCGATCTGATGGCGGCCATTGGTTTGGTGGAACTAAAAAGGTACGATAACGATACCTTGATAAAACGTAAGCAGGTTTGTGAATTTTATTATAGGTCATTGCAACAGTATTCCTGGGCGGAATTACCGGTAATGCAGGATGAGGATCGTGAGAGCTCCTATCATCTTTTTCCGTTGCGAATCAAAGGGATTTCTGAAGAGCAGAGGGATGCGATTATACAGTCAGTGTTTGATGAAGATGTCAGTGTAAATGTGCACTTCATCCCTATCCCGATGCTGTCATTCTATAAAAACAAGGGCTATAAGATGGATGATTATCCGGTGACATATGATAATTTCAGCAGGGAAATTTCATTACCTGTTTTTTATAGTCTTTCAGAGGAGCAATTGCAACGCGTGATAGCAGCCGTTGTGAAAGCGGTGGAGAAACATATTCAATAA
- a CDS encoding O-antigen ligase family protein: MIIRLSSKNERGIISGNFFKSPLFWGLPLLYLWHLVGLIWTENFKYAGLDLEIKAAFLLLPLFIGTLVISERNYRTTLCGFIAGCLTASLILLVHAALKFNETGLHTAFFYIDYSSLLMHPTYISMYLNMAILFLFHLMNGSTENWNLKFYSAGILFFFIQLLLLSARTAQAVALLTFVVAAFLYLRKGELLRLKRLHSIVILCFTLLSYFALQSINNRFNQVENAMTTTIIRDNTVSEYNSTTGRLEIWRESMEILRDNWLFGTGTGDVKDELIKTYEKHQFSYALDKKLNAHNQFLQVWLALGIVGLFLLMGIVAFPFFKWNSSEQPLFALFSSVILLNAMTESILEVQKGVMFFCFVYCILAVKAKF; encoded by the coding sequence ATGATCATTAGACTAAGTTCAAAAAATGAACGAGGAATCATCTCAGGTAATTTTTTTAAATCTCCATTATTCTGGGGATTACCTTTACTTTATTTATGGCACCTTGTCGGTTTAATATGGACAGAAAATTTTAAATATGCCGGACTTGACTTAGAAATAAAAGCCGCATTCCTGCTATTGCCACTATTTATTGGCACCTTAGTTATTTCAGAAAGGAATTATCGAACCACCCTCTGCGGATTCATTGCCGGTTGCCTGACCGCTAGTCTCATTTTACTCGTTCATGCCGCTCTGAAATTCAATGAAACCGGATTACATACTGCCTTTTTCTACATTGATTACAGCTCGCTGTTAATGCATCCTACTTATATCTCCATGTATCTGAATATGGCGATTTTATTCCTGTTTCATTTGATGAATGGTTCAACGGAGAATTGGAATCTGAAATTTTATAGTGCCGGAATTCTCTTCTTTTTTATTCAATTATTACTCTTATCGGCTCGAACGGCTCAGGCGGTAGCTTTATTGACCTTCGTCGTGGCAGCATTCCTGTATTTGCGAAAGGGTGAGCTACTTCGATTAAAAAGACTTCACAGTATTGTCATTTTATGCTTCACCCTCCTCTCCTATTTTGCCCTGCAGAGTATCAACAATCGTTTCAACCAGGTAGAAAATGCAATGACCACTACCATTATCAGGGATAATACAGTTTCGGAATACAACAGTACCACCGGAAGACTGGAAATCTGGAGAGAGAGTATGGAAATCCTACGTGACAACTGGCTGTTCGGAACAGGCACGGGCGATGTAAAAGATGAATTGATTAAGACCTATGAAAAGCATCAATTCAGTTATGCCTTAGATAAAAAACTCAATGCACATAATCAGTTCCTCCAGGTATGGCTGGCACTTGGAATTGTTGGACTTTTTCTATTGATGGGAATAGTAGCTTTTCCTTTCTTTAAATGGAATTCCTCAGAACAGCCTTTGTTTGCCTTGTTTTCCAGTGTTATCTTACTTAACGCAATGACAGAGTCTATTTTAGAGGTACAGAAAGGAGTGATGTTTTTTTGCTTTGTTTATTGTATCCTTGCAGTGAAAGCAAAGTTTTAA